From Thermoanaerobaculia bacterium, the proteins below share one genomic window:
- a CDS encoding Fur family transcriptional regulator, whose protein sequence is MPNRREAVLFEAYLKRHGLKFTPERRVLFDEIFKRHEHFEADELLFRMKQRGRKISRATIYRGLELLIAAGVVGRVRVGDEGFLYERLHAGEHHDHMICLGCGKIIEFFEPKIEELQDRVCARAGFRAVTHSHHIRGFCRDCRKSTAVDPEIESARPPRDGARLLIETES, encoded by the coding sequence ATGCCGAACCGACGCGAAGCCGTCCTCTTCGAGGCGTACCTGAAGCGGCACGGCCTGAAATTCACGCCGGAGCGGCGCGTCCTCTTCGACGAGATCTTCAAGCGCCACGAGCATTTCGAGGCGGACGAGCTCCTCTTCCGGATGAAGCAGCGGGGGAGGAAGATCTCCCGGGCGACGATCTATCGCGGGCTCGAGCTCCTGATCGCCGCGGGCGTCGTCGGCCGGGTGCGCGTGGGCGACGAGGGGTTCCTCTACGAACGCCTCCACGCGGGGGAGCATCACGACCACATGATCTGTCTCGGGTGCGGCAAGATCATCGAGTTCTTCGAGCCGAAGATCGAGGAGCTCCAGGATCGCGTATGCGCCCGCGCGGGGTTTCGCGCGGTCACCCACAGCCACCACATCCGGGGATTCTGCCGGGACTGCCGGAAGAGCACGGCGGTCGATCCGGAAATCGAAAGCGCGCGGCCGCCCCGCGACGGGGCGCGCCTCCTGATTGAGACTGAGTCTTAG